One window of Thermodesulfovibrio aggregans genomic DNA carries:
- a CDS encoding formate--tetrahydrofolate ligase encodes MLAGTVSCPDWVIAQEAEKRMKTIFQLADELGIAKDEIIPYGYYMAKVDYQKLYSRIKNNNNGKYIVVTAVTPTPFGEGKSTTTIGLTQGFGKRGKKVSCAIRQPSAGPLMNVKGSAAGGGLSQCIPRTEFSLGFTGDINAVMNAHNLAMVALTARMFHESNYSDEILCKKGLKRLDIDPKRVQMGWVIDFCAQALRKVIIGIGGKKDGIPMESRFDIATSSELMAILSLVKDLKDLRERIGKIVVAYSKSGNPITTEDLEVAGAMTAFMVSAINPNLIQTIEGQPVFVHAAPFANIAIGQSSIIADRIGLKLSEYHITESGFGADIGFEKFWNIKCRISGLKPDAAVIVVTLRALKYHGADRDAPKIIPGNPLPEEYVLKNFKWLEKGLENLFHHVKIVRKAGINPVVCVNKFQIDDIDELEFVKKTCKEVGIPAAVADHYEKGGEGALELVDIIIDVCRNKSQFKFLYDINLPHISKIELIAREIYGADSIEFSPLALEKLKNINSNTDFSDFSICMAKTHLSLSDNPELRGVPKGWQLFIRDILVFTGAKLIVPVVGQINLMPGTASDPNFRRIDIDLKSGKIIGI; translated from the coding sequence ATGCTTGCAGGGACTGTATCCTGTCCAGATTGGGTAATTGCTCAAGAAGCTGAAAAAAGAATGAAAACGATATTTCAGCTTGCCGACGAGCTTGGCATTGCAAAGGATGAAATAATTCCATATGGCTATTATATGGCAAAAGTGGATTATCAAAAGCTTTACTCAAGAATTAAGAATAATAACAATGGCAAATACATTGTTGTCACAGCAGTAACTCCTACCCCCTTTGGTGAGGGAAAATCAACAACAACCATAGGATTAACTCAAGGATTTGGTAAAAGAGGCAAGAAAGTCAGTTGTGCAATAAGACAGCCTTCTGCAGGTCCATTAATGAATGTAAAAGGGAGTGCAGCAGGTGGAGGGCTTTCTCAATGCATTCCAAGAACAGAATTTTCACTTGGTTTCACAGGTGATATAAATGCAGTAATGAATGCTCATAATCTTGCAATGGTTGCCTTGACTGCCAGAATGTTTCATGAATCTAACTATTCAGATGAGATCCTCTGTAAAAAAGGATTGAAAAGGCTTGATATTGATCCAAAAAGAGTACAGATGGGCTGGGTGATTGACTTCTGTGCTCAGGCATTGAGAAAAGTTATCATTGGAATTGGCGGTAAAAAAGACGGAATACCAATGGAATCAAGATTTGATATAGCCACTTCTTCAGAATTAATGGCTATACTGTCACTGGTAAAGGATTTAAAAGACCTGAGAGAGCGAATTGGTAAAATTGTTGTAGCATACTCGAAATCAGGAAATCCTATAACAACAGAAGACCTTGAAGTTGCTGGAGCTATGACAGCATTTATGGTTTCAGCAATAAATCCCAATTTAATTCAGACAATTGAAGGACAGCCCGTATTTGTTCATGCAGCTCCTTTTGCTAATATAGCGATAGGTCAATCCTCAATTATTGCAGACAGAATAGGACTTAAACTCAGTGAATATCACATCACAGAAAGTGGATTTGGAGCAGATATTGGTTTTGAAAAATTCTGGAACATAAAATGCAGGATTTCGGGATTGAAACCAGACGCAGCAGTTATTGTAGTTACTTTAAGAGCATTAAAATATCATGGAGCTGATAGAGATGCTCCGAAGATCATTCCAGGTAATCCTCTTCCAGAAGAATATGTCTTAAAAAATTTTAAATGGCTTGAAAAGGGACTTGAAAACTTATTTCATCATGTAAAAATTGTTAGAAAAGCTGGTATAAATCCTGTTGTTTGTGTAAATAAATTCCAAATAGATGACATTGATGAATTGGAATTTGTTAAAAAAACTTGTAAAGAGGTTGGAATTCCTGCGGCAGTTGCTGATCACTATGAGAAAGGAGGTGAGGGAGCACTTGAACTTGTTGACATAATTATAGATGTCTGCAGAAATAAATCACAATTTAAATTTCTTTATGATATTAATCTTCCTCATATCTCAAAGATAGAGTTAATAGCAAGAGAAATATATGGAGCAGACTCCATTGAATTTTCTCCTTTGGCTTTAGAAAAACTTAAAAATATTAACTCAAATACTGATTTTTCTGATTTTTCAATCTGTATGGCAAAAACCCATTTGAGTCTGTCGGACAATCCAGAATTAAGAGGAGTTCCTAAAGGATGGCAGTTATTTATAAGAGATATTTTAGTTTTTACAGGAGCAAAACTCATTGTTCCTGTAGTAGGACAGATAAATCTAATGCCAGGAACTGCCTCAGATCCGAATTTTAGGAGAATAGATATTGATTTAAAGAGTGGTAAGATAATCGGAATATAG
- a CDS encoding Mth938-like domain-containing protein, which yields MKITHYSFGKIVVDGTEYTKDLIVFPDAVIPSWWRKEGHSLCIEDLNEVFTKDIKILVVGTGAYERMQVPQSLIEELKQRGIETIVSATEKAVALFNQLLSEGKAVAGAFHLTC from the coding sequence ATGAAAATCACTCATTATTCATTTGGAAAAATTGTTGTTGATGGGACAGAATATACTAAAGATCTCATAGTATTCCCAGACGCTGTTATTCCATCATGGTGGAGAAAAGAGGGGCATTCCTTGTGTATTGAGGATCTTAATGAAGTATTTACAAAGGATATCAAAATACTTGTTGTTGGGACAGGAGCTTATGAAAGAATGCAGGTGCCCCAGAGTTTAATAGAAGAGCTCAAACAAAGGGGAATTGAAACTATTGTAAGTGCTACAGAAAAAGCCGTAGCATTATTTAATCAGCTTTTATCTGAGGGCAAAGCTGTTGCCGGTGCTTTTCATTTAACCTGTTAG
- the trpD gene encoding anthranilate phosphoribosyltransferase: MITEAIIKLSKKEDLSAELLRKSFIDIIEGRASEAQIAAFLMGLSMKGETEEEILESVRLFREYAIKIRAPENAIDIVGTGGDHSGTFNVSTATTFVVAAAGVPVAKHGNRSASSQCGCIDVLEELGINVNMTPERAEKALFECGVTVLFAPLYHPAMKRVAPVRKELKIRTMFNILGPMLNPAQVKRQLLGVFSKQYMDTIAKVLMKLGSEDIMVVHSEDGLDEITVTEKTHIVRAKDSEVSSTFICPEDLGIKRALLKDIKSVDRKNSAEIFLSVLKGEKTPCLDMVLMNASGALQVAGIARDFKEGIEIAKESIYSGRAYRKFEEFKAFSNLN; encoded by the coding sequence ATGATAACTGAAGCAATAATTAAACTGAGTAAAAAAGAAGATTTATCAGCAGAACTTCTGAGGAAGAGTTTTATTGATATTATTGAAGGCAGAGCATCAGAGGCTCAGATTGCAGCTTTTCTTATGGGACTTTCCATGAAAGGGGAGACAGAAGAGGAGATTCTTGAATCAGTAAGGCTTTTTAGAGAGTATGCAATAAAGATAAGAGCTCCTGAGAATGCCATTGATATAGTAGGAACAGGTGGAGATCACTCTGGAACATTTAATGTATCAACTGCCACAACTTTTGTTGTTGCTGCAGCAGGAGTTCCTGTGGCAAAACATGGAAATCGCTCTGCTTCAAGTCAATGTGGATGCATTGATGTTTTGGAAGAGCTTGGAATAAATGTTAATATGACGCCTGAGAGGGCTGAGAAAGCTCTTTTTGAATGCGGAGTTACAGTTCTTTTTGCACCCCTTTATCATCCTGCCATGAAGAGGGTAGCTCCTGTCAGAAAAGAGCTAAAAATAAGAACAATGTTTAATATTCTTGGTCCGATGCTTAATCCTGCTCAGGTTAAACGTCAGCTTTTAGGTGTTTTTTCAAAACAATATATGGATACAATTGCTAAAGTTTTGATGAAACTTGGTTCAGAGGATATAATGGTTGTCCATAGTGAAGACGGACTTGATGAGATTACAGTTACTGAAAAAACACATATTGTAAGAGCAAAAGATAGTGAGGTCAGCTCAACCTTTATTTGTCCAGAAGATCTGGGGATTAAAAGAGCATTATTGAAAGATATTAAGAGTGTTGACAGAAAAAATAGTGCAGAAATATTTTTGAGTGTTCTTAAAGGGGAGAAAACTCCCTGTTTGGATATGGTTTTAATGAATGCTTCTGGAGCACTTCAGGTTGCAGGAATTGCTAGAGATTTTAAGGAAGGAATTGAGATAGCAAAGGAATCTATTTACAGTGGCAGGGCTTACAGGAAATTTGAAGAGTTTAAAGCCTTTTCAAATTTAAATTAA
- a CDS encoding anthranilate synthase component II, with protein MILLIDNYDSFTYNLYQYIGEINPDIVVYRNDQITIEEIEKLNPERIIISPGPCTPKEAGVSCNVIMHFAGKVPILGVCLGHQAIGAAFGAKIVRCPEIMHGKTSLIYHDGKTIFRDLPNPFEATRYHSLIIDKESLPDCLTVTAWTSNGIIMGIRHKEYIIEGVQFHPESILTKVGKDLLKNFLKL; from the coding sequence ATTCTCTTAATTGACAACTATGACTCATTCACTTACAATCTTTATCAATACATTGGAGAGATTAATCCAGATATTGTTGTTTACAGAAATGATCAGATTACTATAGAAGAGATTGAGAAGCTCAATCCTGAAAGGATAATAATTTCGCCAGGTCCATGCACTCCAAAAGAAGCTGGAGTTTCATGTAATGTGATAATGCATTTTGCAGGAAAAGTACCAATTCTTGGAGTGTGTCTCGGTCATCAAGCAATTGGTGCAGCTTTTGGTGCAAAAATAGTTCGCTGTCCAGAGATAATGCATGGTAAAACGTCTCTTATTTACCATGATGGTAAAACAATTTTTAGAGACCTTCCAAATCCTTTTGAGGCAACAAGGTATCACTCTCTTATTATTGATAAAGAAAGTTTACCCGATTGTCTGACTGTCACAGCATGGACTTCAAATGGTATAATTATGGGTATAAGACATAAAGAATACATAATCGAAGGTGTTCAGTTTCATCCTGAAAGCATATTAACAAAAGTTGGGAAGGATTTACTGAAAAATTTTTTAAAACTATGA